The sequence below is a genomic window from Thermoflavifilum sp..
ATTTATTAGATAAGAAGTATTACAAAATATATTCTTCAAATGCGCTCTTCCTTGTTTTACTTCCATTCTTTGTTATATCACAATGGTATTTTTTACGTCATGAAGAGATTGAATATAAAAATATATTTATTTTTTCTGCGATAGCATTAATTGGATGTGCGTTCATGCTAAATATATGTTTCAAGCTAGCAAATGATAATAAACTAATATTTTTAAAAATAGTAGGATTTCATTCACTATACATATACATCTTACACGTTAGCATTGCATTTGCATTAAGATTATTATTATCAAATGTTTTAGGAATAAATAACACAATTATTTTACTAATAATAAACCTCCCCGTTGCTATAATAATTAGCATTATCATTTACAATATTATTGTACGAAACGGTGGTTGGTATTTATTTGTATTAAACAAAGAAAGAATAAACAAAACACTAATATATGATAAAATCATGAGTACCTCAATAATACAAAATATTACGAAAGAAATAAATAAAGAAAAAATTGAAATATAAAATAAAATATGCATAACAACAATAGAATACTCGAATTAATAATCACAATATTCATAATTGCCACATTATTGTATTTTTTCATAAAGATTGAGTTCTTGTAAAGTAGTTTACATATTCATAATGAAGACAAGAATCTCCATATCAAGTATCCTTATGCCACTTAATCTTCTTTTAGTTATTTTAGGAGTGATAATTGCATACACCTATGCAGAATCCATTAGATACGGAAGCATAGCGCTTATGAGTTTAATCAGCCTTATATTAGTTTTACTATGTATTACATCTCCTAAATTAGGATTCTATTTATGTATCCTTTATGGAAGTATTATATACTTCATAAAAAGATTATTATATCCGGCTTACATACCTGTAAGCATAGGTGGAGAAATCTTAATTATTACATTATACACAGGCATCTTGCTCAGAAAAATCATCAAACACGAAAAACTATGGAATGACGTTACGAATCCGATAACAATAAGTCTAATAGTCATAATAGCATATAATCTACTTGAATTATTTAACACATATGCACAACCACCCATAGGATGGGCAATTGTATTCCCACAATACGTAACAAATCTTCTGTTCTTTCTTTCAGGATTATATATAATGAATTCAATGAAATCTATTATATCATTTCTCAAGTTCTGGATTATTATCGCATTCATTATTGGACTTTATGGATGTATTCAGCAATGGTTCGGGATTGCACCATGGGAATACAGGCAAATTATAAACGACCCAACATCATATGCCATCATGTTCCAAAATGGATTTATTAGAAAATATTCGAGTTTATCCGACTCACCAGCATTTGGCATACTCATGTCAGGGAGTGCAATATTTAGTATTGCATTATTATTATCCAGCATTCAATTA
It includes:
- a CDS encoding O-antigen ligase family protein, which encodes MPLNLLLVILGVIIAYTYAESIRYGSIALMSLISLILVLLCITSPKLGFYLCILYGSIIYFIKRLLYPAYIPVSIGGEILIITLYTGILLRKIIKHEKLWNDVTNPITISLIVIIAYNLLELFNTYAQPPIGWAIVFPQYVTNLLFFLSGLYIMNSMKSIISFLKFWIIIAFIIGLYGCIQQWFGIAPWEYRQIINDPTSYAIMFQNGFIRKYSSLSDSPAFGILMSGSAIFSIALLLSSIQLRKKILLGIFIIIMLLGMAYSGTRTATAILPAGLGFMGLLTIQNKKILILLGAIFLIGIIFFFSPIHNGIINRLRSAFQFNSDPSMLVREHNRKSKQYYMHHHPIGGGIKTTGVAGLQFYPSHELAGFPPDGVFVMNALEIGWIGFLLQLFVYFIVLKYAIHQYYHQKNKDIKIIYAGIASTLFAWYISDYSQGAVGNFSISFIYYGLLAVIIKVNSLVPKNT